A window of Chitinophaga sp. MM2321 contains these coding sequences:
- a CDS encoding DUF4402 domain-containing protein, whose product MFILNRLLQRTIPSAALLRKGLLCLCLLANVAAKAQEPPPRPIVIYVNPTQGLIFGAFFQGMSGGTVIIYPDGSRAVSGSIVAANLGYPFSPATFEVETNPGTLISIMNGPDVTLTGSSGGSLTLHIGAASTGSSFITTAIPPSRNIVRIGGTLTVGSPLANPSGSYSGSFNVTFIQE is encoded by the coding sequence ATGTTCATTCTCAACAGATTACTACAACGAACCATACCATCCGCTGCGTTGCTTCGTAAAGGGCTGTTGTGCTTATGCCTGCTGGCAAACGTGGCAGCTAAGGCCCAGGAACCGCCGCCCCGACCCATCGTCATTTACGTAAACCCGACGCAGGGCCTCATATTCGGTGCCTTCTTCCAGGGAATGTCCGGCGGCACGGTAATCATTTACCCCGATGGCTCCCGGGCAGTAAGCGGCAGCATCGTGGCAGCCAACCTGGGATATCCGTTTTCACCAGCCACTTTTGAAGTAGAGACCAACCCAGGTACGCTGATTAGTATTATGAACGGGCCGGATGTAACGCTTACGGGAAGCAGCGGTGGCTCGCTCACCTTGCACATCGGGGCGGCCAGCACTGGCAGTTCCTTTATAACAACAGCTATACCTCCATCGAGAAACATTGTGCGCATCGGCGGCACCCTCACTGTTGGCAGTCCGCTGGCTAATCCTTCCGGCAGCTATAGTGGGTCGTTTAACGTAACATTTATCCAGGAATAG